A genome region from Nicotiana tabacum cultivar K326 chromosome 13, ASM71507v2, whole genome shotgun sequence includes the following:
- the LOC142168190 gene encoding uncharacterized protein LOC142168190 has product MNGEVEAANKNIKRILRNIVDNHRQWYEKLPFALLGYQTTMRTSTGATPYILVYGTEAGIPVEVKIPSFRVIQEAKLDDAEWTRVRQEQLMLINEKRIDAVCHEQLY; this is encoded by the coding sequence ATGAATGGGGAagtcgaggcagccaataagaatatcaagaggatTCTTCGAAATATAGTGGACAATCACAGACAATGGTATGAGAAGCTACCCTTCGCTTTATTAGGTTATCAGACTACCATGAGAACATCCACTGGGGCAACACCATACATAttggtatacggcactgaagcagGGATTCCCGTAGAGGTCAAAATACCATCCTTCAGAGTCATTCAAGAGGCAAAATTGGACGATGCAGAGTGGACACGGGTCAGGCAGGAACAACTCATGCTCATTAACGAGAAAAGAATAGATGCAGTGTGCCATGAACAACTATATTAG
- the LOC142168189 gene encoding uncharacterized protein LOC142168189, whose protein sequence is MVVDMNIKELLVIRDSDLLIHQVQGEWSPKNVKILSYLHRVKKLCKKFTKIEFKHVPRIQNEFVDALATLSFMIQHLDKNYIDPIKVDVRDQHAYCFHVNEEPDGKPWYHDVKKFLTTQEYPEIATNGQKRSLGRLVNHLFPQRGSLVQEDPRLRFAKMCGRR, encoded by the coding sequence ATGGTAGTCGACATGAACATCAAAGAACTTTTGGTCATAAGAGATTCCGATTTGCTGATACACCAAGTCCAAGGAGAGTGGTCCCCCAAGAATGTCAAGATACTGTCGTACCTGCACCGTGTAAAGAAGTTATGTAAGAAGTTCACAAAGATTGAGTTCAAGCACGTCCCCAGAATTCAGAACGAGTTTGTCGACGCCCTTGCGACCTTATCATTTATGATTCAGCATCTAGACAAAAATTACATCGACCCAATCAAGGTAGATGTCAgggatcaacatgcttattgcttTCATGTGAATGAAGAACCAGATGGTAAACCATGGTATCACGACGTCAAGAAATTCCTTACGACCCAAGAGTACCCAGAAATTGCTACTAATGGTCAAAAGCGATCCCTCGGGAGGTTAGTAAACCACCTTTTTCCTCAACGGGGAAGTCTTGTACAGGAGGACCCCAGACTTCGGTTTGCTAAGATGTGTGGACGCCGCTGA